Proteins from a genomic interval of Fluviispira vulneris:
- a CDS encoding DUF6311 domain-containing protein — translation MAYFEDLKFFSYFAKVRKNKILLFIFLLVAFLCSYVIYYYQLDWINFNCTQGRNSNSCIYKEQRLYLLPFLGFIACIFFLFIDKLFKLIRIINEKFESLSRRTSWVILIFYSIALSVFLFNCRFSFNILDPTRIEWVRNIDKDVILNYLSWHMFRDSPWDFPLGLIHTINYPDGISIAYSDPIILFALIFKVFSKYLPGNFQYIGIWYFISYILQGIFAALIFKNIQCKLKFKLLAVPFLIFSTVLLNRVVHVNLNAHWLILASFYLYFSKNISVKSKVIWHSIIVFLTGWLHPYQTFILIALQFALFLKIYLDNRKFIKYLSFLFLFTLFLLVLTWYVIGYFQLGGSYSGTSLYLSNLNTFINSFGHSALLLPLSAGGGDYEGSAYLGLGIIMILTVLLFENWPKNKLIFTKENKPLLWIIGILAIIATGFNFKFGHIILIYLPRPLFIDHLFAIFRSVGRFIWPAYYFIVIFTLLALIYRERSIYKKYFLFIIALMIQLVDLYPSYKRLPLNYVQDFTIKRDFSIWEKFMGKDKNKLIFYPNRDYLYEDFWLLSKKNNYSTNIGYFARTNSSRSIENDKNTYNNIMSGYIPKDTVYVVFKNEMKIFQTSPNKNNFNCEIIQEFYACKLKG, via the coding sequence ATGGCTTATTTTGAAGATCTTAAGTTTTTTTCTTATTTTGCAAAAGTGAGAAAAAACAAAATTCTTCTTTTTATCTTTTTACTTGTGGCTTTTCTTTGTAGTTATGTCATTTACTATTATCAATTAGATTGGATTAATTTTAATTGCACCCAAGGCAGAAATTCAAATTCATGTATTTATAAAGAACAAAGGCTTTACTTATTACCATTCTTAGGGTTTATAGCTTGTATATTTTTTTTATTTATAGACAAATTATTTAAATTAATTCGAATAATAAATGAAAAATTTGAAAGTTTGTCAAGGAGAACGAGTTGGGTAATCCTTATTTTTTATTCAATCGCTCTATCTGTTTTTTTATTTAATTGTAGATTTTCTTTTAATATTTTAGATCCGACACGTATTGAATGGGTAAGAAATATCGATAAAGATGTCATTCTTAATTATTTAAGCTGGCACATGTTTAGAGATTCTCCCTGGGATTTTCCTCTTGGTTTGATTCATACTATTAATTATCCGGATGGTATTTCCATTGCATATTCCGATCCAATTATTTTATTTGCCCTCATTTTTAAGGTTTTTAGTAAATATCTACCAGGTAATTTTCAATATATAGGAATTTGGTATTTTATAAGCTATATTTTGCAGGGAATTTTTGCAGCGTTGATTTTTAAAAATATCCAATGCAAATTAAAATTTAAACTACTAGCTGTGCCTTTTTTAATATTTTCAACTGTGCTTTTAAATAGGGTTGTTCATGTCAACCTCAATGCTCATTGGTTAATTCTTGCAAGCTTTTATCTATATTTCTCAAAAAATATAAGTGTAAAGTCAAAAGTAATATGGCATTCAATCATTGTTTTTCTCACAGGATGGCTTCATCCTTATCAGACTTTTATATTGATTGCGCTTCAGTTTGCCCTATTTCTAAAAATTTATTTAGACAATAGAAAGTTTATAAAATATTTATCATTTTTATTTTTATTCACTCTATTTCTTCTAGTTCTAACTTGGTATGTAATAGGTTATTTCCAATTAGGTGGAAGTTATTCAGGAACATCTCTATATCTATCTAATCTAAATACTTTTATAAATTCCTTTGGGCATTCAGCATTGTTATTACCTTTATCAGCAGGAGGGGGGGATTATGAGGGCTCCGCTTACTTGGGACTAGGTATAATAATGATTTTAACAGTTCTACTTTTTGAAAATTGGCCGAAAAATAAGCTTATTTTCACAAAGGAAAATAAACCATTATTATGGATAATAGGGATTTTAGCGATCATAGCAACAGGTTTTAATTTTAAGTTTGGCCATATCATTCTTATATATCTGCCTAGACCCTTGTTTATTGATCATCTTTTTGCAATATTTCGTTCCGTCGGGCGATTCATATGGCCAGCCTATTATTTTATAGTTATATTTACTTTATTGGCATTGATTTATCGTGAAAGGTCAATTTATAAAAAATATTTTCTATTTATTATAGCTCTTATGATTCAACTTGTTGATCTTTACCCGTCATATAAGCGATTGCCTCTTAATTATGTCCAAGATTTTACTATTAAACGAGATTTTTCTATTTGGGAAAAATTTATGGGCAAAGATAAAAATAAACTTATTTTCTATCCAAATCGTGATTATTTATATGAAGATTTCTGGTTATTGTCTAAGAAAAATAATTATTCAACGAATATTGGTTACTTTGCTCGAACGAATTCATCTCGAAGCATCGAAAATGACAAAAATACATATAATAATATCATGAGTGGTTATATACCTAAAGACACTGTTTATGTGGTATTTAAAAATGAGATGAAAATTTTTCAAACTAGTCCAAATAAAAACAACTTTAATTGTGAGATTATTCAGGAATTTTATGCGTGTAAATTGAAAGGCTAA
- a CDS encoding methyl-accepting chemotaxis protein, with translation MDKKILLDNQNKSGFKDKITFLLAITNFIVAFITLLFVYFLGDRSIFYYHVVAIISLILFFQLILSQKLKKNQQRSFIVGSLFQTYIQKSHEISDEFEYPRKNIEKSFDHQFDLINQTAAAIAEITQMIGRTNEQINDCKAITETTERRVEAGSEIMKKLSSSIEVIKNASEDMDKMVQIISQIGLKSAVIADIVAKTELLAMNASIEAARAGEYGKGFSVVSEEVESLARTSGKSAKQIKDLLNESSMKVTQIIRTMNERIKEGEVVSLQAFSAYEHIKEGVAVLKEQVQIINEGTALQQGVIKNASEILAQVTEAIHANNKILAKSDISIKQLVDVNLMLFELSEEIQRVVSGPMAALRMKENRASEVKRILQQLGY, from the coding sequence ATGGACAAAAAGATTTTACTGGACAATCAAAATAAATCAGGTTTTAAAGATAAGATAACTTTTTTATTAGCGATAACTAATTTTATTGTTGCTTTTATTACGCTTCTTTTTGTTTATTTTTTGGGCGACAGGAGTATTTTTTATTACCATGTTGTGGCAATTATTTCATTGATACTTTTTTTTCAATTAATTTTATCGCAAAAACTCAAAAAAAATCAACAAAGATCGTTTATTGTTGGGAGTCTTTTTCAAACATATATTCAAAAAAGTCACGAAATCAGTGATGAATTTGAATATCCAAGAAAGAATATTGAAAAATCATTTGATCATCAATTTGATTTGATAAATCAAACGGCTGCAGCTATTGCAGAAATTACGCAAATGATAGGGAGAACAAATGAGCAAATAAACGACTGCAAAGCAATAACTGAAACCACTGAGCGAAGAGTTGAAGCTGGTAGCGAAATTATGAAAAAATTGAGCTCTTCTATTGAAGTTATTAAAAACGCTTCAGAAGATATGGATAAAATGGTGCAAATAATCAGCCAAATCGGATTGAAGTCAGCCGTTATAGCAGATATCGTGGCTAAAACGGAATTGTTAGCGATGAATGCTTCAATTGAAGCCGCAAGGGCAGGTGAATATGGAAAAGGGTTTTCTGTCGTGTCAGAGGAAGTGGAAAGTTTAGCGCGGACAAGTGGGAAATCTGCAAAACAAATTAAAGATCTTTTAAATGAAAGCTCTATGAAAGTAACACAAATTATTCGCACAATGAATGAAAGAATTAAAGAAGGTGAAGTTGTTAGTTTACAGGCTTTCTCAGCATATGAGCATATAAAAGAAGGTGTGGCTGTTTTAAAAGAACAAGTACAAATTATCAATGAAGGCACTGCATTGCAGCAGGGAGTGATAAAAAATGCTTCTGAAATTTTAGCACAAGTTACAGAAGCCATTCATGCGAATAATAAAATATTAGCGAAAAGTGATATTTCTATCAAGCAATTAGTTGATGTGAATTTAATGCTATTTGAGCTTTCAGAAGAAATTCAGAGAGTCGTTTCAGGCCCAATGGCTGCTTTACGTATGAAAGAAAATAGAGCAAGTGAAGTTAAAAGAATATTGCAGCAATTGGGCTATTAA
- a CDS encoding methyl-accepting chemotaxis protein, producing MQRFSWRLSIKNKLWILCISNIFVILIYCIAVILRNSIQNPYQIILFSLIGLISLIAVFLSRVFINEFVNGMSELSLRMEQFSEKGKESLENIRKDLTDFIKTSGSQLDNLRESSKLMENVSTMLVSTTKDSESTKDLSDKVTRDVNEGNEIMQKMVSSMLIIEKTRDGLTEISSLINKISDDTSTIHTIVSTTELLSLNASIEAARAGVAGKGFSVVAEEVGNLAKHSGIEAKEIENIVAVSQKQILEIIEANQARVDVGKVASNDALKLFSEIKTEMFGISSRSENIRAATWEQKVGIDQVNQGSEEIRNILKKNIKDTVSLIKIFKSNETNFKNIFEIAMTIDDYWLGKAKKIIKEKKVKKTTGDNPEIAVDLEVKKETKN from the coding sequence ATGCAGCGATTTTCTTGGCGTTTGTCCATTAAAAATAAACTTTGGATTCTATGCATAAGCAATATATTTGTAATTTTAATATATTGTATAGCAGTTATTCTAAGAAATTCAATTCAAAATCCATATCAAATTATATTATTTTCATTAATCGGTCTCATTTCATTGATTGCAGTTTTTTTAAGTCGCGTTTTTATCAATGAATTTGTGAATGGGATGTCCGAACTTTCTCTGCGAATGGAACAATTTTCAGAGAAGGGGAAAGAAAGTCTAGAGAATATCCGCAAAGATTTAACTGACTTTATCAAAACCTCAGGCTCTCAGCTCGACAATTTGAGAGAGAGTTCGAAGTTAATGGAAAATGTTTCCACTATGCTTGTAAGTACTACGAAAGACTCTGAATCTACTAAAGATTTGTCAGATAAAGTCACTCGGGATGTGAATGAAGGCAATGAAATAATGCAAAAAATGGTATCTTCAATGCTTATTATTGAAAAAACCCGTGATGGCCTAACTGAAATATCAAGCCTCATCAATAAAATAAGCGATGACACTTCGACAATACACACAATTGTCTCTACAACAGAGCTTTTATCCTTAAATGCATCTATTGAGGCTGCGCGTGCAGGGGTGGCAGGAAAAGGATTTTCAGTCGTCGCTGAAGAAGTTGGAAATTTAGCAAAACATAGTGGAATTGAAGCCAAAGAAATAGAAAATATTGTTGCTGTTAGTCAAAAACAGATTCTAGAGATCATAGAAGCAAATCAAGCCAGAGTTGATGTCGGTAAAGTTGCGAGCAATGATGCATTAAAACTCTTTTCTGAAATAAAAACAGAAATGTTTGGAATTTCAAGTCGATCAGAGAATATTCGTGCTGCTACCTGGGAGCAAAAAGTAGGAATCGATCAAGTCAATCAAGGTTCCGAAGAAATTCGCAATATTTTAAAGAAAAATATTAAAGACACAGTGAGTCTCATTAAAATATTTAAATCAAACGAAACTAATTTTAAAAATATCTTTGAAATAGCAATGACAATAGATGACTATTGGCTTGGGAAAGCTAAAAAAATAATAAAAGAAAAAAAGGTTAAAAAAACGACTGGAGATAATCCTGAAATTGCAGTTGATCTTGAAGTGAAAAAGGAAACAAAAAATTAA
- a CDS encoding MazG-like family protein, protein MKRILEPNAKGLYEIQNEFDKYQNAAFAERSPSFFSLELCGECGELANLEKKIWRDPAKEIDMAKLSDEAADVFIALLNYCNSRKINLELSVQNKLKRIEDKRIAGEMGKTKSN, encoded by the coding sequence ATGAAAAGAATTTTAGAGCCAAACGCAAAAGGTCTTTATGAAATCCAAAACGAGTTTGATAAATATCAAAATGCAGCTTTTGCAGAACGCAGTCCGAGTTTTTTCTCGCTAGAACTTTGTGGTGAATGTGGAGAATTGGCAAATCTAGAAAAAAAGATTTGGAGAGACCCAGCAAAAGAAATAGATATGGCAAAGCTTTCTGATGAAGCTGCAGATGTTTTTATCGCTTTACTCAATTATTGTAATTCAAGAAAGATAAATTTAGAATTGTCTGTGCAAAATAAATTGAAACGAATTGAAGACAAACGCATAGCTGGTGAAATGGGGAAGACAAAATCAAATTAA
- a CDS encoding diacylglycerol/lipid kinase family protein, with translation MTLTVFFIVNPNANSGKTRLNWEKKVLPLIHLIFQKVSWIYTEKKGDASFYAYFVKKCGYKTVVAVGGDGTVNEVVNGLLDNPLVNLQDFKHKIQGEFVGNYNSDNYIPSLACLPMGTGSDFARTLGIPYCLETSLNIIKRNKFISCDIGKIESISSQEKKLFRYFINIGSVGASAEVVQRVNQSPKKFGKNGSYIFAAIKTLLKDNHFVAEIAYDNELPFPLDLRVLFICNGRYCGGGMEVSPNSKLTSGFFQIIQIKNINKIKSIYLLSHLYKGNYKGLEKYIFLREARKITISPIDNNIIPIECDGEQPFLAPVEFSLLSKKINVIIGE, from the coding sequence ATGACTTTGACAGTCTTTTTTATTGTAAATCCCAATGCTAATTCAGGTAAGACTAGGTTAAATTGGGAAAAAAAAGTACTTCCACTTATTCACCTTATTTTTCAGAAAGTATCTTGGATTTATACTGAAAAAAAAGGTGATGCTTCATTTTATGCTTATTTTGTTAAGAAATGTGGTTATAAAACCGTTGTAGCTGTAGGTGGAGATGGTACTGTCAATGAAGTTGTGAATGGATTATTAGATAATCCTCTCGTGAATTTACAAGATTTTAAACATAAAATTCAAGGTGAATTTGTTGGGAATTATAATTCAGATAATTATATCCCGAGTTTAGCTTGTCTACCAATGGGAACAGGTAGTGATTTTGCTCGCACTCTCGGTATTCCTTATTGCTTAGAAACCTCGTTAAATATCATTAAAAGAAATAAATTTATTTCTTGTGATATTGGAAAAATTGAAAGCATATCTTCGCAAGAAAAAAAATTGTTTCGTTATTTTATTAATATTGGCAGTGTTGGTGCAAGTGCAGAAGTTGTTCAAAGAGTAAATCAATCACCAAAAAAATTCGGAAAAAATGGTTCCTATATATTTGCTGCAATAAAAACTTTACTTAAAGACAATCATTTCGTTGCTGAAATTGCTTATGATAATGAGCTTCCATTTCCTCTAGATCTCCGCGTTCTTTTTATTTGCAACGGTCGATATTGTGGTGGTGGTATGGAGGTTTCTCCAAACTCAAAGTTAACAAGTGGTTTTTTTCAAATTATACAAATAAAAAATATAAATAAAATAAAATCCATTTATCTATTAAGTCATCTTTACAAAGGTAATTATAAAGGTCTTGAGAAATATATTTTTTTAAGAGAAGCTAGAAAAATAACAATATCTCCTATAGATAATAATATAATACCTATAGAATGTGATGGAGAACAGCCTTTTTTGGCACCAGTGGAATTTTCATTGTTATCAAAGAAAATAAATGTGATTATAGGAGAATAA
- a CDS encoding pyruvate kinase, translated as MKIKSKAKLIWTVTNNGCEKLGIDHIASTIVKNKLNAVRMTYSSLAYPNIFKLREKITKLLANEDKQPADGKVPFLLSFVGRRALLSVPNGEITLENGVEVEISFLVDFSACASMSTESNAQSKQFEVRVSSEDQLSTLKIGSIINISYGSVELQIVEIKNKSTTELTARCIVENGGTLISGVDVHSQDMSRDLFPLLTDDEKTLKAGFSYLADFVIVDGIKSEQELFAIKAGILGENAPFSERHPSIPINKDVLETEALLPPRFLLKVDSKRSYELLPMLLKHVDGVFLSRSELGIDEHPHNLPILQKDLVDRCNRMSKTIIIASELMHSMRVNANPTRAEVSDMANAAADGSDALVLSHEVTEGPNADLVAEVSLETLVNSEAWVETKWHSFEMDKIPSDDDAVTYGAIRIAQQANVRAIVCFTEGGYTAMKLSSMRTPTEIIAITCNKKIMRQLNLLRSVTGMVLESRSQVERILNETKDILVNAFGFKKGDKFVFVSLTASSVSERNSNLFTLQEID; from the coding sequence ATGAAGATAAAGTCAAAGGCGAAACTCATTTGGACAGTGACTAACAACGGTTGTGAAAAATTAGGAATTGATCACATAGCTTCCACAATTGTAAAAAATAAATTAAATGCTGTCAGGATGACATATTCTAGCCTTGCATATCCAAATATTTTCAAATTACGTGAAAAAATTACCAAATTACTTGCGAATGAAGACAAACAGCCAGCTGACGGAAAAGTTCCATTTTTATTAAGTTTTGTTGGAAGACGTGCTCTTTTGTCAGTACCTAATGGAGAAATCACTCTTGAGAACGGTGTAGAAGTCGAAATTTCATTTCTAGTTGATTTCTCGGCATGTGCTTCTATGTCAACAGAAAGCAATGCTCAATCTAAACAATTCGAAGTGCGAGTTTCCTCAGAAGATCAGCTATCAACTTTAAAAATAGGCTCAATTATAAATATTTCTTATGGTTCTGTAGAATTGCAGATAGTAGAAATCAAAAATAAATCAACAACTGAATTGACTGCGCGTTGTATAGTTGAAAATGGTGGCACTCTCATTTCTGGTGTCGATGTTCACTCACAAGATATGTCGCGCGATCTTTTTCCATTATTAACTGATGATGAAAAGACTTTAAAAGCGGGTTTTTCGTATTTAGCGGATTTTGTCATTGTTGATGGAATTAAGTCAGAACAAGAACTATTTGCAATCAAAGCAGGTATATTAGGAGAAAATGCCCCTTTCTCTGAAAGACATCCAAGCATTCCAATCAATAAAGACGTGCTTGAAACTGAAGCATTATTGCCGCCACGTTTTTTACTCAAAGTAGATTCCAAGCGTTCTTATGAACTTTTACCAATGTTACTTAAGCACGTTGATGGTGTCTTTTTAAGCCGTTCTGAGCTCGGAATTGATGAACATCCACATAATTTGCCAATTTTACAAAAAGACTTGGTGGATCGCTGCAATCGAATGTCAAAAACAATTATTATTGCTTCTGAACTTATGCACTCTATGCGGGTGAATGCGAACCCAACCCGTGCCGAAGTTTCTGACATGGCCAATGCAGCAGCAGATGGCTCCGATGCACTCGTTCTTTCCCATGAAGTGACCGAAGGACCCAATGCCGATCTCGTTGCAGAAGTTTCGTTAGAAACTCTCGTAAACTCAGAAGCATGGGTTGAAACAAAATGGCACTCATTCGAAATGGACAAAATTCCTAGCGATGATGACGCTGTGACTTATGGAGCTATTCGTATAGCCCAACAGGCAAATGTCCGTGCCATTGTCTGTTTCACTGAAGGTGGATACACCGCAATGAAGCTTTCATCTATGCGCACACCAACCGAAATCATTGCAATCACTTGTAACAAAAAAATCATGCGTCAATTGAATTTGTTACGTTCTGTCACAGGAATGGTGCTTGAGTCTCGTTCACAAGTTGAACGTATTTTAAATGAAACAAAAGATATCTTAGTCAACGCTTTTGGCTTTAAAAAAGGTGACAAATTTGTTTTTGTATCCTTAACTGCTTCCAGTGTATCCGAAAGAAATTCTAACTTATTTACGTTGCAAGAAATTGATTGA
- a CDS encoding Fur family transcriptional regulator — translation MTTARSPRDSLPKRAHLHQVFESYLNQLGLRQTRQRRIILDAVLASGRHVDAETIANEVKKTDSSIGLATVYRTLKMMTDSQILVERHFGGDRASFEFADQGDEHHDHLICKQCGEIVEFYDADLEKRQEEVAKNLGYKLIHHKMELFAECLGLDKCERKNSK, via the coding sequence ATGACGACAGCCCGCAGTCCAAGAGATTCTTTGCCAAAGAGAGCTCATTTACATCAAGTGTTTGAGTCCTATCTCAATCAGCTCGGCTTGCGCCAAACAAGACAGCGGAGAATTATTCTCGATGCTGTTCTTGCTTCAGGTCGCCACGTCGATGCAGAAACCATCGCAAATGAAGTGAAAAAGACGGATAGTTCAATCGGACTAGCTACTGTATATCGTACTCTTAAAATGATGACCGATTCACAAATTTTGGTTGAGCGGCATTTTGGGGGGGATAGAGCGAGTTTTGAATTTGCCGATCAAGGAGATGAGCACCATGACCATCTTATCTGCAAACAGTGTGGAGAAATAGTCGAATTCTATGACGCAGATCTTGAAAAGCGACAAGAAGAGGTTGCAAAAAATTTAGGCTATAAATTAATCCATCATAAAATGGAGCTTTTTGCGGAATGTTTAGGCTTAGACAAGTGTGAACGTAAAAATTCAAAATAG
- a CDS encoding carboxy terminal-processing peptidase, protein MRIVAKTFLAFLLCCLAWESIAPKIAYGDNSKNARIIASVLSCREVKLRVNAMLDLHFFYTEFNEDLSKKTFKKIFDLMDPSKVYFTKSDIKSFSHLENSINKKIENNNCDFLFEIYSLFLKRVGERIEKARFFLAKPLDFSKPEYIPSGKIDWSASTSEADERMKKRIKIQYLSSENFEDDGAKIRERLLKSYLKLEKKYKDFDDDKIYSLLLNSIALAMDPHSAHMLPADHDSFVIHISNKLEGIGAQLQEKDGYIVVKSLVQGGVAQKDGRLKAKDRIIAIDPGNGTGLKDLSDLDVEQTVNLVRGNKGTSVRLVVLRKTQKGNERLNIVLVRDEIDLKDDEVKTKVVENGNKKIGVIKISTFYTDLKCKVKIFSQCHGVSYDVEQGLKKLLAKGVDGILIDLRNNGGGDFPESIRLTGLFVPSGTAVQTLDRNQVIKKQQISEASWLYKGPLIVLINKYSASASEIFAGAIQDFSRGIIVGNKSTYGKASVQVVQEIPGSQGRRSDGALKVTQSKFYRPSGKSNQIIGVQSDIIIPDMLDAYEIGEDQLDYALPLDSIPPAKNFRPLLNLTGLIGKLKVSSQERILKNTKYREIIAKIEKYNKEKKQPMLLSKDYAKSLEERENPRDMKEKEGDSGDEIVLQNDLLMQEALNIASDSIKLTENNSLWIGMGN, encoded by the coding sequence ATGCGTATAGTTGCAAAAACGTTCCTCGCATTTTTACTTTGTTGCCTTGCTTGGGAGTCAATTGCTCCAAAAATAGCTTACGGAGACAATTCGAAAAATGCAAGAATAATTGCATCTGTACTTTCATGCAGAGAAGTCAAATTACGAGTGAATGCAATGCTCGATCTCCATTTTTTTTATACTGAGTTTAATGAAGATTTGTCAAAGAAAACATTTAAAAAAATATTTGATTTAATGGACCCATCGAAAGTATATTTTACAAAATCAGATATAAAATCCTTTTCTCATCTTGAAAACTCGATAAATAAAAAAATTGAAAATAATAATTGTGATTTTCTTTTCGAAATATATAGTCTTTTTTTGAAAAGAGTCGGTGAACGAATTGAAAAAGCAAGGTTTTTTTTAGCTAAACCGCTCGACTTCTCCAAACCTGAATATATCCCAAGTGGAAAAATAGATTGGAGTGCAAGTACAAGTGAAGCTGATGAAAGGATGAAAAAAAGAATTAAAATCCAATATTTATCTTCAGAAAATTTTGAAGATGACGGTGCTAAAATTCGGGAAAGACTTTTAAAGAGTTATTTAAAATTAGAAAAAAAATACAAAGATTTCGATGATGATAAAATTTATTCTTTACTTTTAAATAGTATTGCACTTGCAATGGATCCTCATTCAGCACATATGCTACCGGCGGATCACGATTCATTTGTAATTCATATCAGCAATAAACTTGAAGGAATTGGTGCACAATTGCAAGAAAAAGATGGATATATTGTTGTGAAATCACTTGTTCAAGGAGGGGTTGCACAGAAAGATGGAAGACTCAAAGCAAAAGATAGAATCATTGCAATTGATCCAGGCAATGGCACGGGTCTTAAAGATTTAAGTGATCTAGATGTTGAACAAACTGTTAATTTAGTTCGAGGAAATAAAGGGACCAGCGTTCGTCTGGTTGTTTTAAGAAAAACACAAAAGGGGAATGAAAGATTAAATATTGTACTTGTACGAGATGAAATAGATTTAAAAGATGATGAAGTAAAAACAAAAGTTGTTGAAAATGGAAATAAAAAAATAGGTGTGATTAAAATATCTACATTTTATACAGATCTTAAATGCAAAGTTAAAATATTTTCTCAATGCCATGGTGTAAGTTACGATGTTGAACAAGGATTAAAAAAACTTCTTGCAAAAGGCGTTGACGGAATTCTGATCGATTTGCGCAACAATGGAGGAGGAGATTTTCCAGAAAGTATTCGTCTAACTGGCTTATTTGTACCAAGTGGAACAGCTGTGCAAACATTGGACCGCAATCAAGTCATAAAGAAACAACAGATCAGTGAAGCAAGTTGGCTTTATAAGGGACCACTGATTGTCCTCATTAATAAATACAGCGCATCCGCTTCAGAAATATTTGCAGGGGCTATTCAAGACTTTTCTCGTGGAATTATTGTTGGAAATAAAAGCACCTACGGTAAAGCAAGCGTGCAAGTTGTACAAGAAATTCCTGGAAGCCAAGGACGAAGAAGCGATGGAGCTCTTAAAGTAACACAGAGCAAATTTTACCGCCCGAGCGGAAAAAGTAACCAAATAATCGGAGTACAATCTGATATAATTATTCCTGATATGCTTGATGCATATGAAATTGGTGAAGATCAATTGGATTATGCATTGCCTCTTGATAGCATTCCACCAGCTAAAAATTTTAGACCATTACTTAATTTAACCGGATTGATTGGAAAATTAAAAGTATCGAGTCAAGAACGAATTTTAAAAAATACAAAATATCGAGAAATTATTGCTAAAATTGAAAAATACAACAAAGAAAAAAAACAACCCATGCTGCTTTCAAAAGATTATGCAAAGTCATTAGAAGAAAGGGAAAATCCAAGAGATATGAAAGAGAAAGAAGGTGACAGTGGCGATGAAATCGTTTTACAAAATGACTTGCTTATGCAAGAAGCATTAAATATCGCAAGTGACTCAATAAAATTAACAGAAAATAATTCATTATGGATTGGCATGGGGAATTAA